A region from the Pempheris klunzingeri isolate RE-2024b chromosome 17, fPemKlu1.hap1, whole genome shotgun sequence genome encodes:
- the LOC139217226 gene encoding chaperone Ric-8A, with amino-acid sequence MVPDMERIIESISEGDQDTVLLLLDDYNTEYAECFFFNAEMEERKKQRQLEEFRQNKVRDSAPDSDSDIDSDDESDLLLREHLARALLCFISGQLQPAVLRVCLHTLRILSRDRQALGPMDSDTALLTLAHLGGISLLQTCPQQEEEEAEDQSCRAHSQIHEKASSSCEEGADADAGAAIPNGSGHHCYERRDDGSHVVLARGKKDIRKENSEEEEKEDDGEVCRKEAMKVLCNVIYNSPRAQERASTLRLLQGLWESVKQGIWSMVPSSGQFYRLRLLFLLTALRPELRLQLQQERGVSVLTKALEHCLAVRWGEGYEVLSDSTAPPISKEMSQDVSEILKTLFNIAHRFHMQEPDEEDASLYRHLAAVLRHCLLLSCDGEDMLEELQGHTVNLLSALPLTCLDVLVSVRVEQASHKCEGVNMDCVHELLVFMDRRLNKGQKLKEKLTPVLNLLTESSRVHRETRHYLRQKILPPLRDFAIRPEQDTTLRGQLVRLMTHVDTDVKHCAAELLFVLCKENVSRFVKYTGYGNAAGLLAARGLLNGRRNSVDSQYVSHYSSDSDSDTEEYREAKARINLVTGRVEAEQPDPMEGMTEEEREEEARRLMCMINRLSQEQIIQPLVMSAEGRLTLFSGQMRGCTLEEEEESEEDLDLMPEGSKDKQVE; translated from the exons ATGGTACCAGACATGGAGAGGATCATTGAGAGCATCAGCGAGGGAGACCAGGACACTGTCCTGCTCCTGCTGGATGACTACAACACTGAG taTGCAGAGTGCTTCTTTTTCAACgctgagatggaggagagaaaaaag CAGCGGCAATTGGAAGAG TTCAGGCAGAACAAAGTAAGGGACAGTGCTCccgactctgactctgacattGACTCAGACGATGAATCTGATCTTCTTCTCCGAGAG CATCTGGCCAGAGCTCTACTGTGCTTCATCAGTGGtcagctacagccagcagtctTACGGGTTTGCTTGCATACGCTGCGTATCCTGTCCCGCGACAGGCAAGCTTTAGGGCCCATGGACTCTGATACTGCCCTTCTCACCTTGGCACACCTGGGAGGCATCAGCTTATTGCAGACATGcccacagcaggaggaggaagaagctgAAGATCAGTCATGCAGAGCACACAGCCAGATCCACGAAAAGGCTTCGAGTAGCTGTGAGGAAGGCGCAGATGCTGATG CTGGTGCTGCCATCCCAAATGGCTCAGGTCATCACTGCTATGAGAGGAGAGATGATGGAAGTCATGTGGTGCTTGCCCGTGGCAAGAAGGATATCCGGAAAGAGaacagtgaggaggaagagaaggaggatgaTGGGGAGGTGTGTAGGAAGGAGGCCATGAAAGTCTTGTGTAATGTCATCTACAACAGCCCCAGGGCACAGGAGAGGGCCAGCACACTAAG GCTTCTGCAAGGTCTGTGGGAGAGTGTGAAGCAGGGGATTTGGAGCATGGTGCCATCCAGTGGCCAGTTTTACAGGCTGAGGCTTCTCTTCTTACTGACAGCTCTGAGGCCAGAGCTCAGGCTGCAGCTACAGCAG gAACGTGGAGTGTCAGTGCTGACCAAAGCCCTTGAGCATTGCCTGGCTGTGAGGTGGGGTGAGGGATACGAGGTGCTTAGTGACAGCACAGCTCCTCCGATCTCCAAGGAGATGTCCCAGGACGTCAGTGAGATCCTAAAAACTCTCTTCAACATCGCTCACAGGTTCCACATGCAGGAGCCAGATGAG gAGGATGCTTCTCTGTATCGCCACCTAGCAGCTGTGCTGCgccactgtctgctgctgtcatgtgaTGGAGAAGACATGCTGGAGGAACTCCAAGG ACATACAGTTAACCTCCTGTCAGCCCTGCCGCTGACATGTCTGGATGTCCTGGTATCTGTTCGTGTGGAACAGGCATCACACAAATGTGAGGGAGTCAATATGGACTGTGTCCACGAGTTGCTGGTGTTTATGGACAGACGCCTGAATaag GGTCAGAAGCTGAAGGAGAAACTAACCCCTGTACTGAATCTGCTGACAGAGAGTTCTCGGGTACACAGGGAGACACGTCACTACTTACGGCAAAAG ATCTTACCTCCACTGAGGGACTTTGCCATCCGACCTGAGCAGGACACCACACTGAGGGGCCAGCTGGTCCGCCTGATGACCCATGTTGACACAGATGTGAAGCACTGTGCTGCTGAGCTACTCTTCGTGCTCTGCAAAGAGAATG TCAGCCGCTTTGTCAAATATACGGGCTATGGCAACGCTGCTGGGCTGTTGGCCGCTCGGGGGCTGCTTAATGGCAGAAGGAATTCAGTCGACAGCCAGTATGTCTCCCACTACTCTAGTgactcagactcagacacaGAAGAGTACCGGGAGGCCAAAGCCAGGATTAACCTGGTGACAGGCCGGGTGGAGGCGGAGCAGCCTGACCCAATGGAGGGcatgacagaggaagagagggaggaggaggcccGTCGCCTCATGTGCATGATCAACAGACTATCACA AGAACAGATAATTCAGCCTTTGGTAATGAGCGCAGAGGGGAGACTGACTCTGTTCAGTGGCCAAATGAGGGGCTGCACactggaagaagaggaagaatcAGAGGAGGATTTAGATCTGATGCCAGAGGGGAGCAAAGACAAACAGGTGGAATAG
- the unc119c gene encoding protein unc-119 homolog A: MEETTIGDGEQCQIQNGESKVEQEEGGWEDEDMVVDGGMEDWNGFISGGTELGEAEEVEAVAEWRPGEPVTPEHVLWLNGYTNEYLCSPEDNIYNVNFSRFKIRDLNSGAVILDIKKHAPTEIQDVIELDTCRFIQYQFSPAFLTLREIGATLEFTVGSKALNRFRLIERHYFRDLLLKTFDFEIGFCIPHSRNTCEHIYCLPDLDPETVEEMIANPFETRSDSFYFVNNKLIMHHKAEYSFSPQRGADTSRE; the protein is encoded by the exons ATGGAAGAGACCACAATTGGAGATGGCGAACAGTGCCAAATACAGAATGGGGAAAGCAAAGTGGAGCAGGAAGAGGGAGGGTGGGAAGATGAAGACATGGTGGTCGATGGAGGCATGGAGGATTGGAATGGATTTATTTCAGGGGGGACAGAGTTGGGCGAAGCAGAGGAAGTGGAAGCAGTGGCTGAATGGAGACCTGGTGAACCAGTGACCCCAGAGCATGTCTTATGGTTGAACGGTTACACTAACG AGTACCTGTGTTCACCAGAGGATAACATCTACAACGTAAACTTCTCTCGCTTCAAGATCAGGGACCTGAACAGTGGAGCAGTCATCCTTGATATCAAAAAACATGCTCCAACAG aAATTCAAGACGTCATTGAACTTGATACATGCAGATTCATCCAGTATCAATTCTCTCCTGCATTCCTGACCCTCAGAGAGATAGGAGCTAC GTTGGAGTTCACAGTGGGCAGCAAGGCACTGAACCGCTTTCGTCTGATTGAGAGGCATTATTTCAGGGATCTGCTGCTCAAAACCTTTGACTTTGAGATTGGCTTCTGCATCccacacagcagaaacacctGTGAGCACATCTACTGTTTACCTGACCTGGATCCAGAGACAG TTGAGGAAATGATTGCCAACCCGTTTGAGACGCGCTCAGACAGTTTTTACTTTGTCAACAACAAGCTGATCATGCATCACAAAGCGGAGTACTCCTTCAGCCCACAACGGGGAGCAGACACATCCAGGGAATAA